The nucleotide window attcatctggcttctcaccacactgggtgttccgacggcGGCTCAGTTTCAagtggtaactttgatgacgacctctctcattctcatgagagtcatagtccccccatctaagctgtacatctattcgatgtcaacagccggtctcctggtcaaacacatcttttgactcagccacgagactaggctttgacataggccttttagataggatgttccaccgatttcTAAAGAtcacccttatgatgtaatcagacctttaatgtaatccgatctctagagatcgcccaaatgatgtaatttgaccttttatgtaatccgatctctagagatcgcccaaatgatgtaatctgaccttttcagaaataaaattttattttgacaactgccattttattattattgcattgattattttccgatctatgATGTGTTTATTCGATCTAGTTCCTaattgaacaacccttaactgatccgcacttctaaacattcgccttaattagccgatccctaactagtCGATCTcttttatggaatttctggaatattcgtgagacgtgtcaggaaAGCTTGCaattcccgctaaccgatgcactgcctagaacactgtgagcattaaatgctcagatgggtataaataggggatgggtcagccagttgctctcttatgtcattttcaacaTCCCGCGAGCAAATCcagaattctctcgttttctcaagttctttcgacaccgatcagactttggtaagggttttgatctttcttttagtttaaaatccttgtttcctttgaaaatgagcggcgccgagggtcagagagcggcaagccccccttccgttcagatctcgtggtcatctgatgaagtggaggtggtaggaccaagcgtgcgacctgaaccttctagggTTTCTATTCTAGCtcaggggcaagcagcaccatcaaggcatgtaccttcttcaaggagagagaatcttcccatggacgagctgtcatcagtccttcaagaaaccgatctgcagtcgttcaaccaagagtataacattcggcctgattcctaTGAGTTGATTAAGTGTCACAGTGATCTTCATGCCGATCACTTTTtcaaggagaacgatatgatcatggtctacgaagaacaattaaaggccggtctacggttccctttggatgacttcttcaaggaagttttaaaatatcaccaagtgtgcatcgcccaagttcacccgaactcgtggcggatcttagtagctttccgaggcctctgccgggctaagggactccgtcctacagctaaggtattcgccgaactgcataggctgactcgtcgaaaggatgacgagtattggttcttccaggcgaagccacattgtgggctctttaccgatctgccctcctccctgaagaattggaagaactgcttctttatcctgaggagtaaAATCCCGAactgctttgagggtttccctcacagctggctgcaccagggccccgtacttccgaagcgcatcaccttaaatagggaggaaggcctgatggtgatggagctgaaagatcaggcgggcagagagaagttctcttgtttggacacAGTGACtgtcgaactgcatcactggacaatggaattgatcactggcgaagatcgcgggcttcagatctctgacctcggcatcgttatttttctatatctcagatctttggaccttagcgatctcactgacctcctcTTTGTGCTGGTATggtaagcggcgaagcctccaaggagagccggaagcgaaagagagagatctcccggaaggtacgggaaatgaagcgagctgaagccctgcagacacccagccatgagcccggggaaatacaaggggGCCCATCTCAACCTTCGAGGCagccgatccccgaggtagaagtgatccgatctcctcctcgccaagaagagccacctccacctcctccagtcactTCGAgtacggaagggggtccttcccaacctaccccaaggaccctctcccgcggtactcaggtgctgatccattccctggagaaaAACTGAACttttcgggagaatccgggtttggctaaggttctgggggcttctatctgccttcgagaGGATCAGGACAGGCTGTCCTCGGACAATCTCGATGACATCctaactcgatccatgagcctaaacgtggagtgcttggtgaatcagcacatcgtccgagagaaggctcatcgcctgggtaaggaggtcgagaagatgggtcatgaagtgacttccctccgatcccaactctcatctgcttagaactacatatctgaaattgaggggcggatgaagttctacgaagaTAAGCTagtcgagcaagctcatgttctggccgagcgaactcgtgtccttgaagaagttcaggcgctccgggccgatgaagttgctcacctcactgaggagctcaaagcgaaagaagaagagacagtgacaagggaggccggtgttTATGTGAATGCTTACAGGAATCTCCTGGCCAAGCTCAAGAAGCGGTAcgccgaggaggacttctcttggatggtagatctggctccccaggacgagggtgaggatagcgaggaggaggctgagggtgagagaggaagtgagaaaaatgtagatcaggctgggggtgagagaggaagtgagcaaaatgtagattagGCTGGgtgtgatcctccagccgaatgacttgtacaaactttaatatgaaatgaaattccctttttgttcagtgaatggatgtgatcggaaaatctctaaattacttaagcacttgattgtctgagcatattaaaacaactaaaggtgattattaatctaagtgtaagaggtcgaaaaaacacaataagcatgagattggcagggaaccaacgctaaacgggacttgattaaaattggaaatttggcttgagcacTTAAGATTCGGATCGCCATTAAactggattggaaccttaacttgattattcctaaacttttaaaatgaagatctagtCTTTGGTTCGGATTTAAatcgacaagagagatcgggaatgtaattgactattcaggagatttgacaattggtttgagagatcggcaaggctttaaatgacatggggacttagtattgatttgattccttttgaggagagatcggaaatgtgattgttcggtaaagagagattggaaatgtaattggctggcaaagggatacttagtgctggggatcagttttgaaatttattgattctgaggatcggccaaaatatggtgtcgacacttatCATGTCATTGGTGTTAAGCACAATTCACATTTCAAGCAATTATGCTTATATTTCATAATTTCCAGATTTAATACCTTAACTTCCCTAGTAGATTTAGCCAAGGTACAATAGGAATTAGGCATACCTTATTAAtgaaaattgtagatctatgctTTATGTTTATTTTGACTTGGAATCGTTCCTTTTGCACTTATATAGcttgagttatggcaattttacCAAAACTGTTCAGTGACCAATTTCTAGTTTTCAGATCACTTCTAAAATTCAGGCAAATATCTTGACTCATATTTTCAAGAAAATTTGGATAGGTTACAATCATAATTTATCATCATAGTCCTCAAATGGATTGTTCCCCTGTGTCTCAGGTTTACACTGGttcaagaattactcaatttggagttttgtagaatgagttatgctcaattgagtgtgtactgttcatttggtcatatttCAGAGTTCCAAATTTGCACTTTCGGATTCCAGCCCTAATTCAGGTATCTTCCAATCAGTTTTAGgtcaagtgttcttcatgaaaattgttcttctatgtctcagTTTTCCAGCAAGATAAAATTTACCTCATTTGGAATTATATACAAGGAGTTATGTTCAAGTAAACAAGAAATGTTCAAGTATATTCTTTACTAATTGTAGGACAGGGTTTGGGCAGCTTTTGGAGCTTATATTTGAACAAGTTACACTTTgaatttgttacttttcacttcaggaaagttgttcctttatgttttATCTTTTCAGAAAATCAAGAattacctaatttggagtttcctagagtgagttagacTCATTCTAATCCAGACTGTCCAAGGTGCACTGCATCTAGGTTTCAGGTGTTGTAACTCAATTTCTAGCAGTTATTTCAAGTATCTACACACAAAATTTAGGCaacttgtcttcatgaaagttttagcactGTCTTAGCTTTAAATTTCTGTTGACTTCACATAAATTGAAGTTATATAGCTCATGAGCATTTAACTccactggactcaagctgtccagattcaTTCATAATGTCCAACACCTATTTCATTTAGTTTCTTCAACAAATCACTTATGTTTCTCAATCAATACATATCACATGGTCATAATACCACCATAATAGTTTTGAAAAGGCTTCATACCAAGAAAACCCTAATTGTATGGAAAACCCTAACTCAAGTGATAAAACTTCCAAATTTCATGAGattcatagcactaaccttgcttTTTAACTCTTAACCACTTCCAAATCAAGCTTAAATCCACCATAACTTTGATTCCCATACTAGGTCTCCCAACCGAATTCTTCCCCTTCAAATACacccaaaatttcaaattaattttcatataaatcCTCACAATCAACCATGAATTCCATAAATTCATAACTAAACAAGATCAAATCATAACTTACCTAACTTGGCAAATCCTCCTCCTTCATCAATCTTCCTAATTTCTTATAACCTTTGCTTGCTTTCTTCAAATTAGGGCTCAATACAAAATTCTCTCTCAATTTCCTAtaagatttatggaagaaatttatGGTTTCAAAGCTTGGTTTTAAGCTTTAATGTAggaagatgagagagagagatggagagAGAGAGTAGACGACTTgaatgaaggaagaagaagacaattaatttatatttatctcttttatttgtaatttatatttatttaattttataatggcAAAATTGTAATCAAAGggaatggcaaacttgtaaatacttttaaatttataataactggtttgactaattaatttaattatatttaattttcataatcttaattaattaaattaatcctaCTTTATTAACTTAATAAATCTCATTTTTAGTTAATGTTGAACCCTTAAATtttattgaccaaattttactctTACCGAGTTTCTgttcatctttttcataataccagATAAGTCCCTAGCTTTGGTTTTTAATCTACTTATGTgaacttatttcttttcatttcattgacttattaattcataagATCCTATAAGAACTGGAGTAACAACCAAACTCGTAGTCACTTCCCAGTGATGTCACCCATCGCCAGGACTTgtgctcatttaactgattatgctccactaccttttttttttctttaaccttatttgatctttatcaatttaattatgactccttacttaaATTTAAGGATAGTTCTAAATATCCCAATTTGTCCGGATAAATGTTAGTcgctggaatagtagaatgtacagactacctatagtgaggggtgttacacctgcCCTGTGTAAgggtacatgggccgtgtactatgcacCAGCACAGACTTTAACTTTATTTCACACAACTCAGGAAGACTTCTAAGGCCTCTAGGAGCCAGATATAAATACAAGTCAGAAACAAGCCAGGGATCGCACTTTTTACATTCAAGCTTAAGTTTTTAGCAATTTGGATAGATTTGCAACAAAGCTCTTGGGAAAGATTCATAACTAAAGTTCCAAAAGTTCAAAGCTGCAGAGTTTTCTATCTGGGGTCCTTTGttctatttcttcatattttttcatattgttattttattttaatttgatcttTAAATTTACCATGAATGAGTAGTTTTCTTAATTCTGAAATTAGGGATGTAGCACTTTCAATTCCATTATGGatttatattgattttatttaataaatttgaagtTTTATTCTTTGgttcaatttcttgtgatcttaatgcatgctttgTGTAGAgctccacttagttatgattctagatattaattgaatgactaaaaggtgaagattaatattgaaaAATCAAGGTATTGAACTCAGAATCTTTGACTTAGAGATAAGCTGAGATCATATGTGAAGtctataattaatcaaagagcttaaacggttttaattaagattgatcaccacaaaagtagggttCAGGGTAATTAAGATATGCcataagtgccttgagagaggacttaagacaacttggaattaatttccttcaaagtaacAACTTTTCAGTTTATTGAATAAATGAGATTAGAATATAATCGGTTGAAGTGTGAGCCCCTAATTCTAGAATTGCTTTCATTAATTGATTTTCTTAGTTTAATTGCTTTGCTTTCCTTTACTTCATTAACtctaattaatttagttttaaaTTCCTATCTTCATATTTGGTAGTTTAGATACTTACAATTGCTGTTTAGTTTAGTACTCACAAATtgctcgtgggaatgatactttactcacTTTTATATTACTAGTtaatgatccgtgcacttgcagggtTACTACCAataaacaagtttttggcaccattGCTGAGAAATTTTGCTGATATTAGATGATAAGCAATATAGTTAATTTAaacattttgttttatttaatttttattagctattttattttgttcttttttttagGCCTTTTATTTAGTTTATGACCAAAACTAAACCAGAAGAAGAGAACTACTTGAATTGGATCCAGAGATAGACAAAACTCTAAGAGCCACCAACAGGGGAAAGAAGCAATAGGAAGCTGAAACTTCAACCATGATAGAGAATTGGCCAAAACCCTTAAGGGACTATAGAGCCCCAACTATTCGAGGATTCCAATTGAGTGTTACTAAACCAGCAATAGATGATAACAACTTTGAGCTTAAACTGGCATGGCTCTAGATCATTCAACAGACTCAATTTAGAGGGTCATCGATGGAAAaatccacactatcacctctaaTGTTTTCTTGCTCTATGCAACATATTCAAGATGAATGGTGTTTCTGAGGATGCTattagactcagagcattcccattctcccttaaaGACAAAGCAAGAAAGTGATTACTATTTGAAAGGTACAATGATCTTAAGAGAGGTGCCCACACCATGGCATTCATGACTGGCTCCTAATTCAGAACTTCTGTAATGGTTTATTGCCATTAACAAGGAGCATTGTAGATTCAGTAGCTAGTggagatctaatggagaaaactaCCATAGAAGCCCTTGAACTTCTAGAGAGAGTTGCTTATCATAATTATGAATGGTCAAATGAAAGGGGAAATACAAGATGAATAGCCAGAGTATTAGAATTGGATGCTCTTAGCATGAtcatgctcaatttgatcagttTTCAAAGAGGCTTGACAAAATGCAAGCTAATGTAATTGGGACAAATAATTAATTCTGCGACCACTGTGAAGGAGGGCACCAAAGCTCATAATGCAACAACTATAGTGAGCCATCCACAGAGTAAATGAACTATGTGAACAATAGTGAAAACTTTAACCAGAGGACAGCTAGCAATCCTTATTCCAATAACTACAACcctagatggaggaaccacccaaatttctcatggtcaaacTCACATAACCAATTGAACTAGCCGATCAATAGACAGCAGGATACAGGCTAGCACCACCAAGTTTTCGGAATAGAGGTTAGAAAACAACTCAACCACTACTACCTCCTCAACCTCAATACCCTGAACAAAAATCTattatggaatccatgatggaaagctTTCTAGCAGCTCAGCAATAGCAGAATGAGATGATTAAATAGCTCACTTTCATAATGGACCAATTAGCTACTCACAACAAAATGTTTAAGAACAAAGTTACTCAGGAAGTTAGTTCTTTAAGTAAAGCCATTGGTAAACTACCTAGTCAGCTAGAGATGAACCCAAAGGAGCAATACAAGGCAGTTGCCTTAAAGAGTGGCAAGATATTAGAAGACCATAAACCAAAAGCCAAGCAGAAAACAATAGATGAGACTTCTAGTGAAACTGATACTCAAGTCAAGGGAGAGGAGATACATGCTAACAAAGGTAAGGAGAAGATGgaggaaaagaaaaaagagaagaaggaGCTATGAAAGCTCTACCAACCACCATTGCCTTTTCCTTAAGGATTTTAAAAGGCTAAACTAGATAAGCAGTttggaaaattttaaaaagttttacAAAAACTCTATATCAACATTCCCTTCATAGAAGCTCTATCTCAAATGTCATCATATGCTAAGTCCTTAAAGGAGATACTTTCCAAC belongs to Hevea brasiliensis isolate MT/VB/25A 57/8 chromosome 4, ASM3005281v1, whole genome shotgun sequence and includes:
- the LOC131179463 gene encoding uncharacterized protein LOC131179463, yielding MDQLATHNKMFKNKVTQEVSSLSKAIGKLPSQLEMNPKEQYKAVALKSGKILEDHKPKAKQKTIDETSSETDTQVKGEEIHANKEALSQMSSYAKSLKEILSNKRKLNDYDTVALTKDLNDYEIVALTKECNAVLQNKLPVKLKDLGSFSIPCLIGNMNIDKVLSDLGASVSIMPLSICQKRNVGELKPTIISF